One Prosthecobacter sp. SYSU 5D2 genomic window carries:
- a CDS encoding Uma2 family endonuclease — protein sequence MSALLNLPTIKDQTAFNLDRWDELARDEDVRKLQGRVETDRFGRTIMYHYAEYSHGGRQFDIGTWLAKLLPEGKVNVECPISTSDGVKVADVSWVSKKRLLKIGGRTALSAAPEICVEVISPANTRGEIEEKRRLYFEAGAKEVWICDKKGRMIFFLKDAPAVAVKVSKLCPEMPKMIE from the coding sequence ATGAGTGCGCTTTTAAACCTCCCCACGATCAAGGACCAGACGGCCTTCAATCTGGACCGTTGGGATGAGCTGGCCCGTGATGAGGACGTGCGCAAACTGCAAGGCCGGGTGGAAACCGACCGCTTCGGGAGGACGATCATGTATCATTATGCGGAATATTCACATGGCGGCAGGCAGTTTGATATCGGCACCTGGCTGGCAAAATTATTGCCTGAAGGAAAGGTGAACGTCGAATGCCCCATCTCCACCTCCGACGGTGTGAAGGTGGCTGATGTGTCCTGGGTATCCAAAAAGCGCCTGCTCAAAATTGGTGGCCGCACCGCCCTGTCCGCCGCACCGGAGATCTGCGTGGAAGTCATTTCCCCTGCGAACACCCGAGGAGAGATCGAGGAAAAGCGACGGCTATACTTCGAAGCTGGAGCCAAGGAAGTCTGGATCTGCGATAAAAAAGGCCGGATGATTTTTTTCCTCAAGGATGCTCCGGCAGTCGCAGTGAAGGTGTCGAAACTCTGCCCGGAGATGCCGAAGATGATTGAGTGA
- the carB gene encoding carbamoyl-phosphate synthase large subunit: protein MPKDPSIKRILVIGSGPIVIGQGCEFDYSGVQACKALREEGYEVVLINSNPATIMTDPEFAFRTYIEPITPEIVEKIIIKEKPDVLLPTLGGQTALNTAMSLHHSGVLEKHGVRMIGAKPDAIEKGEDRLKFKNAMLGIGLDLPQSGVAHTIEEARVIAEEIGTMPLIIRPAYTLGGTGGGIAYNKEEFETITARGLDLSPVSEVLIEESLLGWKEFEMEVMRDKADNCVIICSIENLDPMGVHTGDSITVAPIQTLTDREYQIMRDASFACIREIGVETGGSNIQFAVHPDTGRMIVIEMNPRVSRSSALASKATGYPIAKIAAKLAVGYTLDELKNDITRETPASFEPTIDYVVTKIPRFTFEKFPGADTTLTTQMKSVGEAMAIGRTFKESMQKALRSLEIKRFGLIGDGADVEVDEETLTTKLTVPNAERIFFLGQAFAIGWDVEKVFELTKIDRWFLRQLEEIVKEQKLIPHHAEPLTEESFKLAASMKDGNAEQAQWRKYKKLGFSDRQIAIAMNLSEPDIRRLRKANRVLPTYRLVDTCAAEFEAYTPYYYSTYGTEDEVQDNDKPKVIILGGGPNRIGQGIEFDYCCVHASFALRELGYETIMVNSNPETVSTDYDTSDKLYFEPLTLEDVLNIYERENRNDKVLGVIVQFGGQTPLNLAKGLEENGVRIIGTSPKNIELAEDRKMFAALLDELGLHQAPSGTATSLEEALAITARIGYPSLVRPSFVLGGRAMQIVYSDAELTHYMKNAVEATPDRPVLVDRFLEDATEVDVDCISDGETTVIGAIMEHIEEAGIHSGDSACVIPPFSLTAEMQARISDAAKKLAKALGVRGLMNMQLAVKGDDLYVIEVNPRASRTAPFVSKAIGVPLPKLAAKIMVGKTLKELGFTEEIRPKHFSVKEAVFPFSKFQGVDIALGPEMKSTGEVMGIDMDMGLAFAKSQMAAGGTLPTKGNVFISVKETDRPNVARIAKGYADLGFTLYATAGTGQVISESGTPVNILPKLASGQRPNVIDLMKNKDMALVINTPSGKNPREDEIKIRTAAMQNRIPIMTTLRGADAAMRAIKSLQGSEVQVKALQEYHQ, encoded by the coding sequence ATGCCCAAAGATCCCTCCATCAAACGCATCCTCGTCATCGGTTCCGGCCCCATCGTCATCGGCCAGGGCTGTGAGTTCGACTATTCCGGCGTCCAGGCCTGCAAGGCCCTGCGCGAGGAGGGCTACGAGGTGGTCTTGATTAATTCCAACCCGGCCACCATCATGACCGATCCGGAATTTGCCTTCCGGACCTACATTGAGCCGATCACTCCAGAGATCGTGGAGAAGATCATCATCAAGGAAAAGCCGGACGTGCTGCTGCCTACCCTGGGCGGCCAGACCGCGCTGAATACGGCCATGTCTCTGCACCACTCCGGCGTGCTGGAGAAACACGGCGTGCGCATGATCGGCGCGAAGCCGGATGCCATCGAGAAGGGCGAGGACCGCCTCAAGTTTAAAAACGCCATGCTCGGCATCGGGCTGGACCTGCCGCAGTCCGGCGTGGCCCACACCATTGAAGAAGCCCGCGTCATTGCTGAGGAGATCGGCACCATGCCCCTCATCATCCGTCCGGCTTATACCCTGGGGGGCACCGGCGGCGGCATTGCGTATAACAAGGAAGAATTCGAAACCATCACCGCCCGCGGCCTGGATCTCTCCCCCGTCAGTGAAGTGCTCATCGAAGAGTCCCTCCTGGGCTGGAAGGAATTCGAAATGGAAGTGATGCGGGACAAGGCGGACAACTGCGTCATCATCTGCTCCATCGAAAACCTGGATCCCATGGGCGTGCATACTGGCGACAGCATCACCGTGGCCCCCATCCAGACGCTGACGGATCGCGAATACCAGATCATGCGCGATGCCTCCTTTGCCTGCATCCGCGAGATCGGTGTGGAGACGGGCGGGTCGAACATCCAGTTCGCCGTGCATCCGGACACCGGGCGCATGATCGTCATCGAGATGAATCCGCGTGTGTCGCGCTCCTCCGCACTCGCCTCCAAGGCCACCGGATACCCCATTGCCAAGATCGCCGCCAAACTCGCTGTTGGTTATACCCTGGACGAGCTGAAAAACGATATCACCCGCGAGACCCCGGCCTCCTTTGAGCCGACCATTGACTACGTCGTCACCAAGATCCCGCGTTTCACCTTCGAAAAATTCCCCGGTGCCGATACCACCCTCACCACCCAGATGAAGTCCGTGGGCGAGGCCATGGCCATTGGCCGCACCTTCAAGGAATCCATGCAGAAGGCCCTGCGCAGCCTGGAAATCAAACGCTTCGGATTGATCGGCGACGGTGCCGATGTGGAAGTGGACGAAGAGACCCTGACCACCAAACTCACCGTCCCCAATGCCGAGCGCATCTTCTTCCTCGGCCAGGCCTTTGCCATCGGTTGGGATGTGGAGAAGGTCTTTGAGCTGACGAAGATTGACCGGTGGTTCTTGAGGCAGCTTGAGGAGATTGTGAAGGAGCAGAAGCTCATTCCTCATCATGCTGAACCCTTGACCGAGGAGTCATTCAAGCTAGCCGCTTCCATGAAGGATGGAAATGCGGAGCAAGCCCAGTGGAGGAAATACAAAAAGCTTGGTTTCTCGGACCGTCAGATCGCAATCGCGATGAATCTTTCCGAACCCGACATCCGTCGTTTGAGGAAAGCAAACCGTGTCCTCCCCACTTACCGCCTCGTGGACACCTGTGCGGCGGAGTTCGAGGCTTACACGCCTTACTATTACTCCACCTACGGCACCGAAGACGAAGTTCAGGACAATGACAAGCCCAAGGTCATCATCCTGGGTGGCGGGCCGAACCGCATCGGCCAGGGCATTGAGTTCGATTACTGCTGTGTGCATGCCTCCTTCGCCCTGCGTGAGCTGGGGTATGAGACCATCATGGTCAATTCCAACCCGGAGACCGTTTCCACCGACTACGACACCAGCGACAAGCTCTACTTTGAGCCGCTGACCCTGGAAGATGTGCTCAACATCTATGAGCGGGAAAACCGCAACGACAAGGTGCTCGGTGTCATCGTCCAGTTCGGTGGTCAGACGCCGCTGAACCTCGCCAAAGGCCTGGAAGAAAACGGCGTGCGCATCATCGGCACCAGCCCGAAAAACATCGAGCTGGCCGAAGACCGCAAGATGTTCGCCGCGCTCCTGGATGAGCTCGGTTTGCACCAGGCCCCCAGCGGCACCGCCACCTCCCTGGAGGAGGCTTTGGCCATCACCGCCCGCATCGGTTACCCCAGCCTCGTGCGCCCCAGCTTCGTGCTCGGCGGCCGCGCCATGCAGATCGTCTATAGCGATGCCGAGCTGACCCACTACATGAAGAACGCCGTCGAGGCCACGCCCGACCGCCCCGTGCTGGTGGACCGCTTCCTGGAAGACGCCACCGAGGTGGATGTGGACTGCATCAGCGATGGCGAGACCACCGTCATCGGCGCGATCATGGAGCACATCGAAGAGGCCGGCATCCACTCCGGCGACAGCGCCTGCGTCATCCCCCCCTTCAGCCTCACTGCCGAGATGCAGGCCCGCATCAGCGATGCCGCCAAAAAGCTGGCCAAAGCCCTCGGCGTGCGCGGCCTCATGAACATGCAGCTCGCCGTCAAAGGCGATGACCTGTATGTCATTGAGGTCAACCCGCGTGCCAGCCGCACCGCCCCCTTCGTCAGCAAAGCCATCGGCGTGCCGCTGCCCAAGCTCGCCGCCAAGATCATGGTCGGCAAGACCCTCAAGGAGCTCGGCTTCACCGAGGAAATCCGTCCGAAGCACTTCAGCGTCAAAGAAGCCGTCTTCCCCTTCAGCAAGTTCCAGGGCGTGGACATCGCCCTTGGGCCTGAGATGAAATCCACCGGCGAAGTCATGGGCATCGACATGGACATGGGCCTCGCCTTTGCCAAAAGCCAGATGGCCGCCGGCGGCACCCTGCCGACGAAAGGCAACGTCTTCATCAGCGTCAAAGAAACCGACCGCCCCAACGTCGCCCGCATCGCCAAAGGCTACGCCGACCTCGGCTTCACCCTCTACGCCACCGCCGGTACCGGCCAGGTCATTTCCGAAAGCGGCACTCCCGTTAACATCCTGCCCAAGCTCGCCAGCGGCCAGCGCCCCAACGTCATTGATCTCATGAAGAACAAGGACATGGCCCTCGTCATCAACACCCCCAGCGGCAAAAACCCCCGCGAAGACGAAATCAAAATCCGCACCGCCGCCATGCAAAACCGCATTCCGATCATGACGACGCTGCGCGGTGCCGATGCCGCCATGCGGGCGATTAAGTCACTCCAGGGGAGTGAGGTTCAGGTGAAGGCGTTGCAGGAGTATCATCAGTAG
- a CDS encoding PmoA family protein, with the protein MKTLFLLAAVFLFTSIPALAGVACVESADQLVITRDGRQVLSYQKTIQVPEGVGQEYGRSGFIHPISTPSGRVITDGYPVPHHAHQHGLFFAWKKATFEGETLNFWEPGAAKIRHEKVLEVINEESLAGFRIELAHVNGDRTILREIWTVKVHAETGHIDFTSEQRCVADSPLTLDKFHYGGMAVRGSRQWFPDAQISAGKGALKDEFVAPCAILTSEGLTQANGNHSRPLWVCMSGPVDAAPVSITLIPHPTNFRHPQHVRLHSAMPYFCFIPTVEEPFQIDPGKTWVSRYRIIAEDGEPDAAKLNALQRTFAGEE; encoded by the coding sequence ATGAAAACGCTCTTCCTCCTCGCTGCGGTCTTCCTGTTCACCTCGATCCCCGCACTGGCCGGAGTCGCTTGTGTGGAGAGCGCGGATCAGCTAGTCATCACGCGTGATGGACGGCAGGTGCTGAGTTACCAGAAGACCATCCAGGTTCCAGAGGGTGTGGGGCAGGAGTATGGGCGCAGCGGGTTCATTCATCCCATTTCCACACCGTCGGGCCGGGTCATCACGGATGGCTACCCGGTGCCGCATCATGCGCATCAGCATGGGCTGTTCTTTGCCTGGAAGAAGGCGACTTTTGAAGGCGAGACGCTGAACTTCTGGGAACCCGGCGCCGCCAAGATACGCCATGAAAAAGTGCTGGAAGTGATCAATGAAGAGTCGCTGGCCGGCTTCCGTATCGAGCTGGCCCATGTCAACGGTGACCGGACGATTTTGCGCGAGATATGGACGGTGAAAGTCCACGCGGAGACGGGTCACATTGACTTCACTTCGGAGCAGCGCTGCGTGGCGGACTCACCCCTCACGTTGGACAAGTTCCACTACGGCGGCATGGCGGTCCGCGGCTCACGCCAGTGGTTCCCGGACGCGCAAATCTCCGCAGGAAAAGGCGCGTTGAAAGACGAGTTCGTCGCCCCATGCGCGATCCTCACCAGCGAGGGCCTGACCCAGGCCAATGGCAATCACAGCCGCCCCCTCTGGGTGTGCATGAGCGGCCCCGTGGATGCAGCGCCTGTCTCGATCACCCTGATCCCGCATCCCACCAATTTCCGGCATCCCCAGCATGTGCGCCTGCATTCCGCGATGCCCTATTTCTGCTTCATCCCCACCGTGGAGGAACCGTTTCAAATCGATCCCGGCAAAACCTGGGTTTCCCGCTACCGCATCATCGCCGAAGACGGCGAGCCGGATGCAGCGAAGCTGAACGCCCTTCAGCGTACTTTTGCCGGTGAGGAGTAG
- a CDS encoding bile acid:sodium symporter family protein, translating into MSPDLLKSVLLPLALIIIMFGMGMTLKVADFTRVLFSPKATLLGLGCQLLALPLIAWGLAHLFQLPGDLAAGLMLLAACPGGPTSNIITHLSKGDTALSVTLTAIASVITVFTIPLLVSFSMDHFMGAGQAITLPFGKTFLQLMVVTLLPVGLGMWVHHARPHLTQRLAGTVNALSVGFLALIILAAVFSEKNLGAQIVAGGPAAVTLNLCGMLVGYALATGFRLPQPQRVTLSIEVGIQNGTLALAIALGLLDSPRLAIPAVVYSLFMFLSGTFMILRFSRRRA; encoded by the coding sequence ATGTCTCCCGACTTGTTGAAATCCGTCCTTCTGCCACTGGCGCTCATCATCATCATGTTTGGCATGGGGATGACGCTCAAGGTCGCAGACTTCACCCGAGTGTTGTTTTCTCCAAAAGCGACGTTGCTTGGGCTGGGCTGTCAGCTGCTGGCGCTGCCGCTCATTGCTTGGGGATTGGCGCATCTGTTCCAGCTGCCCGGCGATCTCGCGGCGGGCCTGATGCTCCTCGCGGCCTGCCCAGGCGGACCGACCTCCAACATCATCACCCATCTTTCCAAAGGAGACACGGCTTTGTCGGTCACGTTGACGGCGATTGCGAGTGTGATCACGGTGTTCACCATTCCGCTGCTGGTGAGTTTTTCGATGGATCATTTCATGGGTGCCGGGCAGGCCATTACCTTGCCTTTTGGCAAGACTTTCCTTCAGCTCATGGTCGTGACCTTGCTGCCGGTGGGCCTGGGGATGTGGGTGCATCATGCGCGGCCTCATCTCACACAGCGGCTGGCAGGCACGGTGAACGCACTCTCGGTGGGGTTCCTGGCGCTCATCATCCTCGCCGCCGTGTTCAGCGAGAAGAACCTGGGGGCACAGATCGTCGCCGGTGGCCCGGCGGCGGTGACACTTAACCTTTGCGGCATGCTGGTGGGCTATGCACTGGCCACGGGTTTTCGGCTGCCCCAGCCCCAGCGGGTGACCCTTTCCATTGAGGTGGGGATTCAAAACGGCACCCTGGCTCTCGCCATCGCCCTCGGCTTGCTGGACAGCCCCCGCCTGGCCATCCCCGCCGTGGTTTACAGCCTCTTTATGTTCCTGAGCGGGACCTTCATGATTCTTCGTTTCAGTCGTCGCCGTGCATAA
- a CDS encoding TonB-dependent receptor, with the protein MKLNFFLSLLIAGGVTAVCPSVYSQSADEPMNLPEVVVTADAQAESLTVPSVATVKKQLAQIPGGVNVVDAEDYKRGRATTLKDALDYSPGVFVQPRFGAEESRISIRGSGIQRTFHGRGLKLMQDGSPLNLADGGFDMQAIEPLSARYVEVFRGANALQYGSTTLGGAINFVSMTGYDAAPAQMRFEAGSFDSFRAQISSGMVLGAADYYASFTHSSSDGYRDWSRQSNQRFFGNVGYRFNDEVETRFYLTYVQTDSQLPGALTRAQLESRPDQANAGSVALRQKRDFELLRIANKTTFGSDDHKLTVSSFWSWKDLDHPIFQVIDQLSNDFGVDVRYDSLADLAGHRNLFTLGLGAMYGITQDNRFQNLGGERGLRTAENQHQSANVDLYLQNTFYVTDSVALVLGAQGSYAKRDFEEQLIFGADNTDMQEYWGFSPKLGVLWEVNPQTQVFFNVSRSFEPPSFGELSNAGAAPGLVQLDAQRGTTLELGTRGRADRVSWDLAWYYSWLDNELLSLGIPGVNPTQTVNAGRTIHHGIEAMVDFDLLRGIVTPWQDETMGSGKQAGTEAVKGDRLFLRQVYLFSDFHFASGGQFSNNELPGMPRHYYRAELLYEHPCGFYAGPNVEWVPQAYFVDLANTQKAGSYALLGFKLGYRTPKGLSFFIEGKNLTDETFAATTGVLKTANAGSAVYFPGDGRAVYAGIEWKW; encoded by the coding sequence GTGAAACTGAATTTCTTTTTGTCCCTGCTGATCGCGGGCGGCGTGACCGCTGTCTGCCCCTCTGTTTACTCCCAATCTGCCGATGAGCCCATGAACCTCCCTGAGGTGGTGGTGACGGCGGATGCCCAGGCGGAATCCCTGACCGTGCCGAGTGTGGCGACGGTGAAAAAGCAACTGGCCCAGATCCCCGGCGGGGTGAATGTGGTGGATGCGGAAGACTACAAACGTGGCCGAGCCACGACGCTGAAGGATGCGCTGGACTATTCCCCCGGTGTCTTCGTTCAGCCGCGTTTCGGGGCGGAGGAATCCCGCATCTCCATCCGTGGCTCCGGCATCCAGCGCACCTTTCATGGTCGCGGGCTGAAGCTGATGCAGGACGGATCACCGCTGAACCTGGCGGACGGGGGATTTGACATGCAGGCCATTGAGCCGCTCTCGGCGCGCTATGTGGAGGTCTTCCGTGGCGCCAATGCCCTCCAATATGGATCCACCACGTTGGGTGGGGCCATCAACTTTGTCTCCATGACGGGTTACGATGCGGCACCGGCGCAGATGCGTTTTGAAGCAGGCAGCTTTGATTCCTTCCGGGCGCAAATCAGCTCAGGCATGGTGCTGGGGGCGGCGGATTATTATGCCAGCTTCACGCATTCGTCCTCGGACGGGTATCGTGACTGGAGCCGTCAGAGCAACCAGCGTTTCTTTGGCAATGTGGGCTACCGTTTCAATGACGAAGTGGAGACCCGTTTTTACCTGACCTATGTGCAGACGGATTCGCAACTGCCGGGAGCCCTGACCCGTGCCCAGCTGGAAAGCCGTCCGGATCAGGCGAATGCGGGCAGCGTGGCACTGAGGCAGAAGCGTGATTTTGAGCTGCTGCGCATCGCCAACAAGACGACCTTTGGCAGCGACGACCACAAGCTGACGGTGAGCAGCTTCTGGTCCTGGAAGGATCTGGATCACCCCATCTTCCAGGTGATTGACCAGCTCTCCAATGACTTCGGCGTGGATGTGCGTTATGACTCGCTGGCGGACCTGGCGGGGCACCGGAACCTTTTCACCCTGGGACTGGGGGCGATGTATGGCATCACCCAGGACAACCGTTTCCAGAACCTGGGCGGCGAGCGCGGCCTGCGCACGGCGGAGAACCAGCACCAGTCCGCCAATGTGGACCTGTATCTGCAGAATACGTTTTATGTGACGGATTCCGTGGCGCTGGTCCTGGGGGCGCAGGGCAGCTATGCCAAACGTGACTTTGAGGAGCAGCTCATCTTTGGCGCGGATAATACGGACATGCAGGAATACTGGGGATTCAGCCCCAAGCTGGGCGTGCTGTGGGAGGTGAATCCGCAGACGCAGGTGTTCTTTAATGTCAGCCGCAGCTTTGAACCACCGTCCTTTGGTGAGCTGTCCAATGCCGGTGCGGCTCCTGGGCTGGTGCAACTGGATGCGCAGCGAGGCACGACCCTCGAGCTGGGCACCCGTGGCCGTGCGGACCGGGTGAGCTGGGACCTGGCCTGGTACTACTCATGGCTTGACAACGAGCTGCTGTCCCTGGGCATCCCCGGTGTGAACCCCACGCAGACGGTGAATGCCGGCCGCACCATCCATCACGGCATTGAGGCGATGGTGGACTTTGACCTTCTGCGCGGGATCGTAACCCCCTGGCAGGATGAAACGATGGGCAGTGGCAAACAGGCAGGTACCGAAGCAGTCAAAGGAGACCGGCTTTTTCTGCGTCAGGTGTACCTGTTTAGCGACTTCCACTTCGCCAGCGGCGGCCAGTTCAGCAATAACGAGCTGCCCGGCATGCCCCGGCATTATTACCGTGCCGAGCTGCTGTATGAACATCCCTGCGGCTTTTATGCAGGGCCGAATGTGGAATGGGTACCACAGGCTTACTTTGTGGACCTGGCCAACACGCAGAAGGCGGGAAGCTATGCGCTGCTGGGATTCAAGCTGGGCTATCGTACGCCCAAGGGGCTGTCCTTTTTCATCGAAGGCAAGAACCTGACGGATGAAACCTTTGCCGCCACTACCGGTGTGCTGAAAACCGCGAATGCAGGCAGTGCGGTGTATTTTCCTGGTGATGGCCGCGCGGTGTACGCCGGCATCGAATGGAAATGGTAA
- a CDS encoding PepSY domain-containing protein, translated as MNKNFVRKAHRWLGLIFSISILMSAGSGVIHNIMTRTQPPPPAASPSGEGLNVNQITMSIADATARLPDAAQGVAAVNVRSIGGQPWYQVYVNGSRSAQYVSAVDGRVDAAQDEVYAGEIAKAFLGGAEVTKTDYLTAFNNEYINIFRILPVYRFDLEDEHHTRVYVSTTTGSVTRHTDDGRQFEARIFTNFHKFGFIPNKDVRDLVLTTLTFATCIVALLGIVLFFMTRPKKRAVD; from the coding sequence ATGAACAAAAACTTCGTCCGAAAAGCCCATCGTTGGTTAGGCCTGATCTTCAGCATCAGCATCCTCATGTCCGCCGGGAGCGGTGTGATTCATAACATCATGACGCGCACGCAGCCGCCCCCGCCAGCGGCGAGCCCCAGTGGAGAAGGGCTGAACGTCAACCAGATCACCATGAGCATCGCCGATGCGACCGCCCGTCTGCCCGATGCGGCTCAAGGTGTGGCAGCGGTGAATGTGCGCAGCATTGGCGGCCAGCCCTGGTATCAGGTGTATGTGAACGGCAGTCGCTCAGCCCAGTATGTGAGCGCAGTGGATGGCCGGGTGGATGCAGCCCAGGATGAGGTGTATGCGGGCGAGATCGCAAAGGCCTTCCTGGGCGGTGCGGAGGTAACGAAGACGGACTACCTCACGGCGTTTAACAATGAGTATATCAACATTTTCCGCATCCTGCCAGTGTACCGGTTTGACCTGGAGGATGAACATCACACCCGTGTTTACGTTTCCACCACCACCGGGAGCGTGACCCGCCACACGGATGACGGGCGGCAGTTTGAGGCCCGTATCTTCACCAATTTTCACAAGTTCGGTTTCATCCCCAACAAGGATGTCCGCGACCTGGTGCTGACAACGCTGACCTTTGCCACATGCATCGTGGCTCTGCTGGGCATCGTTCTGTTTTTCATGACGAGGCCGAAGAAGCGGGCGGTGGACTGA
- the lexA gene encoding transcriptional repressor LexA, protein MFDFNTKLTDRQRELLDYLRQYQRENGVMPSTRDIQRHFGFSSQTAAMSHLRALEKKGVIQRHPNKARAVVFPEDLERAEIVDIPLYGMIPAGYASAQEQTADGSIAVDVHTLGLSRSAKAFALKVRGESMIGANICDGDMVILEAKEPRPRDIVAALIDGETTLKRFLIKEGRPYLQAENPDFPDLIPANELIIQGVMQALIRQVGRD, encoded by the coding sequence ATGTTCGATTTCAACACCAAGCTCACCGACCGCCAGCGCGAACTGCTGGACTACCTGCGCCAGTATCAGCGCGAAAACGGTGTCATGCCCAGCACGCGTGACATTCAGCGGCACTTTGGCTTCTCCAGCCAGACCGCCGCCATGAGCCACCTGCGGGCTTTGGAAAAAAAAGGTGTCATCCAGCGTCATCCCAACAAGGCCCGCGCCGTCGTCTTTCCAGAGGATCTCGAGCGTGCCGAGATCGTGGACATCCCCCTTTATGGCATGATCCCCGCCGGTTACGCCAGCGCGCAGGAGCAGACGGCGGATGGCTCCATCGCCGTGGATGTGCACACGCTCGGCCTCAGCCGCAGCGCCAAGGCCTTTGCCCTCAAGGTGCGCGGTGAATCCATGATCGGTGCCAACATTTGCGATGGCGACATGGTCATCCTTGAAGCCAAAGAGCCCCGGCCGCGCGACATCGTCGCCGCCCTCATTGATGGCGAGACTACCCTGAAGCGTTTCCTCATCAAAGAAGGCCGCCCCTACCTCCAGGCGGAGAATCCCGACTTTCCGGATCTCATCCCCGCCAATGAGCTCATCATTCAGGGCGTCATGCAGGCCCTCATCCGCCAGGTCGGTCGTGACTGA
- a CDS encoding tetratricopeptide repeat protein: MPAFPTLRFLLLITSAAFSVVAQEPGKAPETTPPPAVPAAPEKAPVPIAPSVEKKADETPSPVTPTPLPAAAPVTLPPEPAAAVPKAGLATPGSIGELPNHTTVLAQRAATAFGEQKWEEARAAYEEMLKLDENNALAWANLGAVEQQAGKTLAAVDCFERSVEINPHLAQSWSALGLIFSSEGDTYRAISCFTRAIHEEPTDARAHNYLAIAAKNLGWVDAAQNELLRAIELNPQYGIAHFNLALLYLDQKPPAIELAKRHYDKAVSLGVEKDEIVERRLKE, from the coding sequence GTGCCTGCTTTTCCCACCCTTCGTTTCCTTCTTCTGATCACGAGTGCTGCCTTCAGCGTCGTCGCCCAGGAACCTGGGAAGGCACCAGAGACGACACCCCCACCTGCTGTCCCGGCTGCGCCCGAAAAGGCTCCGGTACCCATTGCTCCGTCAGTGGAGAAAAAAGCGGATGAGACGCCTTCTCCCGTGACGCCTACCCCTTTGCCAGCAGCAGCCCCTGTCACTCTTCCCCCTGAGCCAGCGGCTGCGGTGCCCAAGGCTGGTCTGGCCACGCCAGGAAGCATTGGGGAACTGCCGAACCACACGACCGTGCTGGCCCAACGGGCGGCGACGGCTTTTGGCGAGCAGAAGTGGGAAGAGGCACGTGCGGCCTATGAAGAGATGCTGAAGCTGGATGAAAACAATGCGCTGGCCTGGGCCAACCTGGGCGCGGTGGAGCAGCAGGCCGGCAAGACGCTGGCGGCAGTGGATTGCTTCGAGAGGTCCGTGGAGATCAACCCGCATCTGGCGCAGAGCTGGAGTGCCCTGGGACTGATCTTTTCCTCCGAAGGTGACACCTACCGCGCCATCTCCTGCTTCACCCGTGCGATTCATGAGGAGCCGACGGATGCACGGGCGCACAATTATCTGGCCATCGCGGCGAAGAATCTGGGCTGGGTGGATGCGGCGCAAAACGAGCTGTTGCGCGCCATCGAGCTGAACCCGCAGTACGGCATCGCCCATTTCAATCTGGCGCTGCTCTACCTGGACCAGAAACCGCCGGCGATAGAGCTGGCCAAGCGGCATTACGACAAGGCGGTGTCCCTGGGGGTGGAAAAGGACGAGATTGTGGAGCGGAGGCTGAAGGAGTGA